One region of Eupeodes corollae chromosome 1, idEupCoro1.1, whole genome shotgun sequence genomic DNA includes:
- the LOC129939446 gene encoding radial spoke head 1 homolog: MNEPQTINELEENIDEFLEEEPQPEPEPVGEYLGERNSLGQRHGKGWAILPNGDQYDGSYRKGLRHGRGLYVFKNGARYLGNYRCGIRSGYGKFIYPDGTVYEGNWHKNQKHGQGTYMYTNGDTYSGSWYKGQRHGVGIYKWKDEGVYFEGTWKNGIRVGPCVVQYPKWIFHGCWDYKYPQGPGVFSFDDKHILHGYYRSELLFQTKTLQACERTLDNARRHSGEENEEEEETMIYVEEAGEETSKTDLDAKPPIWISQNMDAFDYSLLPQHPVPLPIDDSEPSLCDLDSSVEAITSDFGETSGVLCGHEELEEEDNREVGLEEGESESETDCDLYNDIKTV, encoded by the exons atGAACGAACCACAAACAATAAATGAACTGGAAGAAAATATCGATGAGTTTTTGGAGGAGGAACCTCAACCCGAACCCGAACCTGTTGGG GAATATTTAGGAGAACGTAATTCCTTGGGACAGCGTCATGGAAAAGGCTGGGCTATTCTTCCAAATGGAGATCAATATGATGGATCATATCGAAAGGGACTAAGACATGGTCgtggtttgtatgtttttaaaaatggtgcaAGATATCTTGGTAACTATAGATGTG GAATAAGAAGTGGTTATGGTAAATTCATCTATCCAGATGGGACTGTCTACGAAGGTAATTGGcataaaaatcaaaagcacGGACAAGGAACGTACATGTATACCAATGGTGATACATACTCAGGAAGTTGGTATAAAGGCCAACGTCATGGAGTTGGAATATACAAATGGAAGGATGAGGGAGTGTATTTTGAGGGCACGTGGAAAAATGGAATACGTGTTGGTCCGTGTGTTGTTCAGTATCCAAAATGGATATTTCATGGTTGTTGGGATTATAAATATCCCCAAGGACCAGGAGTTTTTAGTTTTGACGATAAGCACATACTGCATGGATACTACAGATCTGAGTTACTATTTCAAACCAAAACACTTCAAGCATGCGAAAGAACACTTGATAATGCTCGTAGACACTCGGGAGAAGAAAATGAGGAAGAAGAAGAGACAATGATTTATGTTGAAGAAGCCGGAGAAGAAACATCTAAAACTGATTTGGATGCTAAGCCACCAATATGGATTTCACAAAATATGGATGCTTTTGATTATTCACTCTTACCGCAGCATCCTGTTCCTTTGCCAATTGATGATTCAGAACCATCATTATGTGATTTAGACTCTTCAGTGGAGGCGATTACTTCCGATTTCGGAGAAACGAGTGGTGTTTTGTGTGGCCATGAGGAATTAGAGGAAGAAGACAATCGTGAAGTTGGGTTGGAAGAAGGCGAATCTGAGAGCGAGACTGATTGTGATTTGTATAATGATATTAAAACGGtgtag
- the LOC129939448 gene encoding tetratricopeptide repeat protein 1 translates to MSNCEDNAVSDDEFQDAESKTNADIIDEIVSKQSELSLQDNEDNKDSGHLDVIDNENKKSATDIFSDCHDDLIDEEHLRELEKDLTDEQKLKNKEEADTLKQKSNELFKSEQYTESVEMYTNALKLCPLEYTKERSVLYANRAAAKIKLDSKNAAIDDCTKALELNPDYVRALLRRAKLFEDTGKLDEALEDYNKVLELDKGNLEANEAVVRLPPLIHERNEKLKAEMLGKLKDLGNMILKPFGLSTNNFEMKQDPSGSYSFNFNQNK, encoded by the exons ATGTCCAACTGCGAAGACAACGCCGTTAGTGATGATGAATTCCAAGACGCAGAGTCAAAAACAAATGCAGACATAATCGATGAAATTGTTTCCAAACAAAGTGAACTCTCGTTGCAGGACAATGAAGACAACAAAGACTCAGGTCATCTGGATGTAATcgataatgaaaacaaaaaatccgcCACTGATATATTCTCCGACTGCCACGATGATCTCATCGACGAGGAGCATCTGCGAGAACTAGAAAAGGACCTAACCGAcgaacaaaaactcaaaaacaaagaagaagcCGATACATTAAAGCAGAAGAGCAATGAACTCTTCAAGTCTGAGCAATATACCGAGTCGGTGGAAATGTACACGAATGCTCTTAAGCTCTGCCCGCTCGAATATACCAAAGAAAGGTCTGTCCTCTATGCCAATCGAGCAGCGGCAAAGATTAAACTGGATTCCAAAAATGCAGCCATAGATGATTGCACCAAGGCCCTGGAATTGAATCCAGACTACGTGCGTGCGTTGTTAAG gagAGCGAAACTATTCGAAGATACTGGAAAATTGGATGAAGCCTTGGAAGACTACAATAAAGTTTTGGAGTTGGATAAGGGAAATTTAGAAGCAAACGAAGCTGTTGTACGATTGCCTCCACTCATACATGAACGCAACGAAAAACTTAAAGCCGAAATGCTCGGCAAGCTGAAGGATCTTGGAAACATGATTTTGAAACCCTTCGGCTTGTCCACCAATAATTTCGAAATGAAACAAGATCCATCTGGATCGTATTCgtttaatttcaatcaaaataagtAA
- the LOC129941381 gene encoding uncharacterized protein LOC129941381: MGLRTTTRTPIPSIHTESPCESELPSTSLSVGGILKSTLYLQPDAAISGKMAPALTEPLSPTNKLSSSAASASPRPTAASSPLQTNNNSNNNNNNNTQTNNNNNDSNIESVSDNSNLQTSSNHNSSGSDKDKIVEGKPVPVTTAPIAVAPQPPPSVASAKGAFQLAFEQSVGVRKTPTPTPSTVVNGGETLSANSIQMGPMCDSKLSQPPALGPNSSPLIKSKITQIDPETAAKIITSQFEDFPSDIEEAITAEICLRQKLKSTEEQEQPQQEQQEAQTAKVEEDKVSYSKLGEHLFEEPKKPMEEEIIKSNDKSPQPVKTDDEIPVHEIASGEAKETISDDKLQSKNEEVLNKPQKLNIISVQELPPIKTDSTVTASEDDNIEERLKQLDGTDECPMPISQESGDHLPATPPRNSSAQVMTSQLTPTSTANIPNTPSLSSLTPLSTTSTLCGSSGSHAKEFKDTNSEIDHDIDDDLLQVLKGFDPNAAGTDICDLAGFLSEYGMNYEDVNPPTAKENPIKEVQLEIEKNQQTMQRKIDFLSRRLRKLQARYMSKQASEEIAGLFEWSARITKRKNSNVDHQQMTYAEERYHPVTTTTMRSVLKKIETAASSSQQVSPEKKIQSAASTGKVTEPAFTGPPSVEVVVPTFDEKITEEIAHVSGRLQAEMREVQSAIDSDATASSSGGESADEMVPYNNISQETLPIAKRAAWRYSRDRAAIASRWSWLVSQISDLEFKIRQHTELHQQLRQRKGKVILVDASSEAGNLGSAAAATGAASTGTGPNGYRGALPGATPSKMSGGFTTADETDLDAAIDGSNESSQGSCRTRAFQSSFYRKRKLFQTANVHTISKKAARPSTIKCGCQWPLHPCALCTGRSDPTAPRDLPDTMMKSQRVALLDPGFHPVLSFSEDISNSIFFEKISRDTDWQNRVARSTAKTVIRGALAAQRAAEKEEQRAVNATSGRITPSTPHNANTSSSSNNGGTTGKRKYTKRNHQDSQGGGSHSTTPLVANKVGKSSKKQHRQRNRSPDYVPYPRKQINNNHQTLSSHQSLHQNAEQSNHHQAHSSLNYQNSKNNKIRKLSSASTAAAATTATTIYNNHSGIHLSSNNILNPNNYQQHLNNQQHHSYNNELNFLHCDSLDGDSSTNGLMMGPSGRSRTSSPTHGSSHQKYERALERRSRTSYDIDNIVIPYSVAAATRVELLPYKEIPTPKWRIIDYDAEDITKNTTNSERTDKIKPVESTSLAANPEEETSKSTEKEESGKKEENIRGPSQLDDDEEGGEEDISDEAMILRHERALTEERRKFQTFLKFPYSTRSRANRRIDSRAESSGANTPDPTSPAPNTPSVGGDQESIPSPFAPSTPLTPLESIAETGETSSNPSALDNTTSIMSLLNSISKKQERRRTVSTKKEKEKDEHRRSSTPDPRDLIPPYEPLKFPIPNDLFDTMLKMMPDEYPPPQEDCPQSIKKPLTTTATKTTPTKANGFVDTNSSQLPPPTGVAQKIVCDPNKKLNNNKNALLTTLNNQKSIEHITGEEGNPEHEDADGQHFQDYYTSGAVAVNGESIKDGMGAPPPPPQLPLQPGMEFQPSFMCRNNLLGCSDTESLESENDGDDDPNDPEWKEEEKRK; this comes from the exons CATAACTCAAGTGGCAGTGATAAAGACAAAATTGTGGAAGGCAAACCAGTGCCAGTAACAACTGCACCAATAGCAGTAGCACCACAACCACCACCTTCTGTCGCATCGGCAAAAGGGGCTTTTCAGCTGGCATTCGAGCAGAGTGTTGGTGTTCGCAAGACACCTACGCCTACGCCTTCAACAGTAGTGAATGGTGGAGAGACTTTGTCTGCTAATTCCATTCAAATGGGTCCCATGTGTGACTCAAAATTATCGCAACCGCCGGCATTAGGACCCAATTCTTCgcctttgataaaatcaaaGATAACTCAGATAGACCCTGAAACTGCGgcaaaaataataacttcaCAATTCGAAGATTTCCCAAGTGATATTGAGGAGGCTATAACAGCGGAAATTTGTctaagacaaaaattaaaatcaactgAGGAGCAAGAACAACCACAACAAGAGCAACAGGAAGCACAAACAGCGAAAGTGGAAGAGGACAAAGTGAGTTATTCTAAACTTGGCGAACATTTATTCGAAGAGCCCAAAAAGCCAATGGAAGAAGAAATCATAAAATCAAATGATAAAAGTCCGCAGCCAGTTAAAACAGACGATGAAATCCCAGTACACGAGATTGCCAGCGGAGAAGCAAAAGAAACCATTTCTGATGATAAGCTTCAATCGAAAAACGAGGAAGTCCTTAACAAgccacaaaaattaaatataatctcTGTTCAAGAGCTTCCACCAATTAAAACAGATTCAACAGTGACAGCATCAGAAGATGATAATATCGAAG aacgCTTGAAACAACTGGATGGTACAGATGAATGCCCGATGCCCATTAGCCAAGAAAGTGGTGATCATTTACCAGCTACGCCTCCACGGAATTCATCAGCACAAGTAATGACGTCGCAATTGACGCCGACCAGCACGGCGAACATCCCAAACACACCCTCTTTATCCTCCCTAACTCCTCTCAGCACTACTTCAACCCTATGTGGTAGTAGTGGTAGTCATGCAAAAGAATTCAAGGACACCAATAGCGAAATTGATCATGATATCGATGACGACCTGTTGCAGGTGTTGAAAGGCTTCGATCCTAATGCTGCTGGAACTGATATCTGTGACTTGGCTGGGTTTCTCAGCGAATACGGGATGAACTACGAAGATGTTAATCCACCAACAGCCAAGGAAAACCCAATCAAAGAAGTGCAGCTTGAAATCGagaaaaatcaacaaacaatgCAGCGAAAGATCGACTTCCTGTCAAGACGTTTGCGCAAGCTGCAGGCCCGCTATATGAGCAAACAGGCCAGCGAGGAAATCGCTGGTCTGTTCGAATGGTCAGCACGGATAACAAAACGTAAAAACAGCAATGTGGACCATCAACAAATGACATACGCTGAAGAGAGGTATCATCCGGTCACAACGACGACCATGCGAAGTGTTCTTAAGAAAATCGAGACTGCAGCTAGTAGTTCTCAGCAAGTTTCTCCAGAGAAAAAGATACAATCAGCAGCTAGTACTGGTAAAGTAACTGAACCTGCTTTTACTGGTCCTCCTTCAGTTGAAGTTGTAGTGCCGACGTTCGATGAAAAGATAACGGAGGAGATAGCTCATGTATCGGGAAGGTTACAAGCAGAAATGCGTGAAGTACAGAGTGCGATAGACTCAGATGCTACAGCATCAAGTTCCGGAGGCGAATCAGCTGATGAAATGGTTCCGTACAACAATATCTCACAGGAAACATTGCCGAT TGCCAAACGTGCTGCATGGCGGTATTCACGTGATCGTGCAGCAATAGCATCGCGGTGGTCATGGTTGGTGTCTCAGATCTCCGATCTGGAGTTTAAAATTCGGCAACACACGGAGCTTCATCAGCAATTACGTCAACGTAAGGGCAAAGTTATATTGGTTGATGCATCGTCGGAAGCAGGTAATCTCGGGTCAGCAGCGGCAGCTACAGGAGCAGCATCTACTGGCACTGGTCCAAATGGTTATCGTGGCGCGTTGCCTGGTGCAACACCTTCAAAGATGTCAGGCGGATTTACCACTGCTGATGAGACAGATCTTGACGCAGCTATTGATGGAAGTAATGAATCATCCCAAGGCTCCTGTCGAACAAGAGCCTTTCAAAGTAGTTTCTATCGCAAGAGAAAGCTCTTCCAAACGGCAAATGTACATACGATATCAAAAAAAGCCGCAAGACCGAG CACAATAAAATGCGGTTGTCAGTGGCCACTGCATCCGTGTGCTTTATGCACTGGGCGATCAGACCCTACTGCACCTCGAGACCTCCCAGACACCATGATGAAGTCGCAAAGAGTAGCACTGCTGGATCCTGGTTTCCATCCAGTTCTTAGTTTTTCCGAAG ATATTTCAAATTCGATTTTCTTTGAGAAAATATCTCGAGATACAGATTGGCAAAATCGTGTTGCACGTAGTACTGCGAAAACAGTAATCCGAGGTGCCCTCGCCGCCCAACGAGCTGCTGAAAAGGAAGAACAACGCGCGGTCAATGCCACAAGTGGACGAATAACACCAAGTACGCCACATAATGCTAATACATCGTCTTCGTCTAATAATGGCGGAACGACTGGCAAAAGAAAGTACACAAAACGAAATCATCAGGATTCTCAAGGCGGCGGAAGTCATTCGACAACGCCACTTGTGGCCAACA AAGTGGGAAAAAGCTCAAAGAAGCAGCATCGACAACGGAATCGATCACCGGATTACGTTCCATATCCacgaaaacaaataaacaacaaccATCAGACGCTTTCATCTCACCAGTCTCTTCACCAAAATGCCGAGCAATCCAATCATCACCAAGCACATTCATCATTGAACTaccaaaactcaaaaaataataaaatacgaaaaCTATCGTCAGCATctacagcagcagcagcaacaacagcaacaacaatttATAATAATCATAGCGGAATTCATTTATCCAGCAATAACATTCTTAATCCAAACAACTATCAGCAACATCTCAATAATCAACAGCATCATAGCtacaacaatgaattgaattttctgCATTGTGACAGTCTCGACGGAGACTCGTCCACCAATGGTTTGATGATGGGCCCATCCGGACGCAGTAGGACATCGTCACCAACGCACGGTAGTAGTCATCAAAAGTACGAGAG AGCTCTTGAAAGAAGAAGTCGTACTTCGTATGACATCGACAACATTGTCATTCCTTATAGTGTGGCCGCGGCGACACGCGTTGAATTGCTACCATACAAAGAAATTCCAACGCCAAA ATGGCGAATAATAGACTATGATGCTGAAGATATCACTAAAAACACAACCAATtctgaaagaactgacaaaaTCAAGCCAGTGGAATCCACTAGCTTAGCAGCCAATCCAGAAGAAGAAACATCCAAATCTACAGAGAAAGAAGAGAGTggcaaaaaggaagaaaatatcCGTGGTCCTAGTCAGTTGGATGACGACGAAGAaggtggagaagaagatatatcCGATGAAGCGATGATATTGCGTCATGAACGCGCTCTCACCGAGGAACGTCGAAAATTCCAAACTTTCTTGAAATTCCCATACAGCACAAGATCGCGGGCAAATCGTCGCATAGACAGTCGAGCTGAATCGAGTGGAGCTAATACGCCAGATCCGACATCGCCAGCTCCAAATACACCAAGTGTAGGAGGAGATCAAGAG TCGATTCCATCACCATTTGCTCCTTCAACACCATTGACTCCACTTGAAAGTATTGCTGAAACCGGGGAAACATCAA gtAATCCATCAGCCTTAGATAATACTACTTCGATTATGAGTCTTTTGAATTCGATAAGTAAAAAACAAGAGCGTCGCAGAACGGTATCAACCAAAAAGGAGAAGGAAAAGGATGAGCATCGTAGGAGCTCTACTCCTGATCCAAGAGAT CTTATTCCGCCGTACGAACCCCTCAAGTTTCCTATTCCCAATGATCTCTTCGACACAATGCTGAAGATGATGCCAGATGAGTATCCTCCACCACAAGAAGACTGCCCACAATcaataaaaaaaccattaaccacaacagcaacaaaaacaacgccAACAAAGGCAAATGGTTTTGTTGATACAAATAGCTCCCAGCTACCGCCACCAACGGGTGTTGCTCAAAAAATAGTCTGTGATCCaaataaaaaactgaataataacaaaaacgCTTTATTAACAACACTGAATAACCAAAAAAGCATTGAGCACATAACCGGCGAAGAGGGAAATCCTGAACACGAAGACGCTGATGGTCAGCACTTCCAAGATTATTATACATCAGGAGCAGTAGCTGTTAATGGTGAAAGTATTAAAGATGGAATGGGAGCACCGCCACCTCCTCCACAACTACCTCTACAACCAGGGATGGAATTCCAGCCGTCATTTATGTGCCGAAATAATTTACTCGGATGCAGTGATACCGAATCCTTGGAATCGGAAAATGATGGAGATGATGATCCCAATGATCCAGAAtggaaagaagaagaaaaacgcAAATGA
- the LOC129939451 gene encoding uncharacterized protein LOC129939451 yields MKSKPKKLSSSSGFGSNKSSLNASHHKNIPKSSSIRNNRKEPTIKEKDKLAVEDDDKDLNSGFGDYIRSPEAIEMMKLFVMANSVVIILTMAWPSMKELYKMFEEWYFYKNM; encoded by the exons ATGAAATCCAAGCCCAAAAAACTATCCTCATCATCTGGGTTTGGAAGTAATAAGTCTTCATTGAATGCATCACATCATAAGAATATTCCAAAATCATCTTCGATAAGAAATAACCGAAAGGAACCAACAATTAAGGAAAAGGATAAATTAGCTGTAGAGGACGATGATAAGGATTTGAATTCTGGTTTTGGAGATTATATTCGATCGCCTGAGG CGATCGAAATGATGAAATTGTTTGTTATGGCTAATTCCGTTGTCATCATTTTAACAATGGCCTGGCCTAGCATGAAGgaactttataaaatgtttgaagaatggtacttttacaaaaatatgtaa
- the LOC129939449 gene encoding MICOS complex subunit MIC27 has translation MFTKLAYGVTPMAAAVVVKSSEMANSGSADDMAHYKCRPSELPIYAPLHSLNKPKPIRHPPKESKARESIESGVRVVRVEVVSAYKAVAKQKKNFEDIVATGVAHSQTTIDYLNQPDNTMPRVGAIAIGGVAGLILAVRGGFFKKIIYTGIGAGGIASLCYPKEAEKFAQQGLVETRKGYVIAYNFVKGIKPGDQIGVEPITNFPTSVSELKDTFADLVDSAKGAIFSSKK, from the exons ATGTTCACCAAATTAGCCTACGGAGTAACACCAATGGCAGCAGCAGTTGTAGTCAAATCTTCCGAAATGGCAAATTCAGGATCGGCAGACGATATGGCACACTATAAGTGTAGGCCATCAGAGTTGCCAATCTATGCTCCTTTGCATTCATTAAACAA ACCGAAGCCCATTCGTCATCCACCCAAAGAATCTAAGGCCCGTGAATCCATCGAAAGCGGTGTCCGCGTTGTCCGCGTCGAAGTTGTTTCGGCCTATAAAGCTGTGGCTAAACAAAAGAAGAACTTCGAAGACATAGTTGCTACCGGAGTAGCGCATTCCCAAA CTACAATTGATTACCTCAATCAACCCGATAACACAATGCCAAGAGTTGGAGCTATAGCTATTGGTGGCGTTGCTGGTCTGATCCTAGCTGTCCGAGGAGGCTTcttcaagaaaataatatacacTGGTATCGGGGCTGGTGGCATTGCTTCATTGTGCTATCCCAAAGAAGCTGAGAAATTTGCCCAACAAGGTCTTGTTGAAACGAGAAAAGGCTATGTCATCgcttataattttgttaaaggcATTAAGCCTGGAGATCAGATCGGAGTAGAGCCAATCACTAACTTCCCAACTAGTGTATCAGAATTGAAGGACACTTTCGCCGATTTGGTTGACAGTGCTAAAGGAGCGATTTTCTCAAGCAAGAAATAG